The following are from one region of the Lynx canadensis isolate LIC74 chromosome D4, mLynCan4.pri.v2, whole genome shotgun sequence genome:
- the LOC115499201 gene encoding olfactory receptor 1Q1-like yields MVNNSWTSVSHFVLLGISTHLEEQIPLFLLFLLMYAINIFGNFAIITLIISTPRLHTPMYIFLSNLALADICFTSTTVPKMLQNIFSPTKAISYMGCLAQTYFFICFAAMENFLLAVMAYDRYIAICYPFRYPMILTRMLCSQMVALCHILSHLHALLHTFLMGRLIFCADNKIPHFFCDLYPLMKISCSSPYLNTLMIHTEGVIVINGALAFIIASYARIISVVLQIPSAKSKWRAFSTCGSHLTVVSIFYGTLTWVYFRPLTSYSVTEGRILTVMYTVVTPMLNPFIYSLRNGDVKGAFRKWVCVSLHQHLTI; encoded by the exons ATGGTCAATAACAGCTGGACCAGTGTATCCCATTTTGTTCTCTTGGGCATATCTACCCACCTGGAAGAGCAGATcccactctttcttctttttctactgaTGTATGCAATCAACATTTTTGGGAACTTTGCCATCATCACATTGATTATCTCTACTCCACGtctccacacccccatgtacatCTTCCTCAGTAATTTGGCTTTGGCAGACATCTGTTTCACCTCCACCACGGTCCCCAAGATGCTACAGAACATTTTCTCACCTACAAAGGCCATTTCCTACATGGGCTGCTTAGCCCAGAcctatttcttcatttgctttgcaGCCATGGAAAACTTCCTTCTGGCTGTGATGGCCTATGATAGATACATCGCTATCTGCTACCCTTTCCGCTACCCTATGATCCTGACCAGAATGCTGTGTTCACAGATGGTGGCTCTGTGCCATATCCTCTCCCATCTTCATGCCCTGCTGCACACCTTTCTTATGGGCCGATTAATCTTCTGTGCAGATAACAAGATCCCCCATTTCTTCTGTGACCTCTACCCTCTGATGAAGATTTCCTGCTCCAGCCCCTACCTCAACACCCTGATGATTCACACGGAGGGTGTTATTGTCATCAATGGAGCTCTGGCTTTCATCATTGCCTCCTATGCCCGCATCATCTCAGTGGTCCTCCAGATCCCCTCGGCCAAGAGCAAATGGAGAGCTTTTTCTACCTGTGGCTCCCACCTCACTGTGGTGTCTATCTTCTATGGCACACTCACATGGGTCTACTTCCGGCCCCTTACCAGCTATTCAGTGACTGAGGGTCGCATTCTGACAGTCATGTACACAGTGGTGACccccatgctgaaccccttcaTTTACAGCCTGAGGAATGGGGATGTCAAGGGAGCCTTCAGAAAATGG GTGTGTGTTTCTTTACACCAACACTTaactatctga